One window from the genome of Cryptomeria japonica chromosome 6, Sugi_1.0, whole genome shotgun sequence encodes:
- the LOC131856058 gene encoding 2-oxoglutarate-dependent dioxygenase AOP3-like isoform X1, whose product MVFPEAELPVIDISVLQSELKEGDPDLQRLCNQVKEAAQQWGAFRVVNHGVEQELLNTVDSVSRGLFSLPPQVKERAVCLPFDGYLKGVGLSSGEAICFPAVLASDSIQQYAQKLWPQGNPEFCDSLRTYSSKLADLTNSLIKLILQGLQLSKHFEIDFAECEALLRLNYFSLCEKSSDANDILLKEHTDLGVMTILYNDQVAGLEMRSKQGEWFTVKPLAGSFTVIIANALKIWSNDRCWSVEHRVAYEGMEPRLSIGFFWNFLKEKEVRVPEELIDEHYPHRYKPFLFKDYRNARVQEAPLDIFI is encoded by the exons ATGGTTTTTCCAGAGGCTGAGCTCCCTGTAATAGATATTTCTGTTCTTCAATCAGAGTTAAAAGAAGGTGATCCTGATCTTCAGAGGCTGTGCAATCAAGTAAAAGAAGCTGCCCAACAGTGGGGAGCTTTTCGTGTGGTGAATCATGGAGTCGAACAGGAGCTTCTAAACACTGTGGATTCAGTTTCTCGAGGTCTTTTCAGTCTTCCACCCCAAGTAAAAGAAAGAGCCGTTTGTCTTCCATTTGATGGGTATTTGAAGGGCGTTGGTCTTTCATCTGGCGAGGCCATATGTTTCCCAGCAGTACTGGCTTCTGATTCGATTCAGCAATATGCACAAAAGCTATGGCCCCAAGGAAATCCTGAATTTTG TGATAGCCTAAGAACATACAGTTCCAAGTTAGCTGATCTCACAAATTCCCTAATAAAACTTATCCTTCAAGGTTTGCAACTCAGCAAacattttgagattgattttgcaGAATGTGAAGCTTTGCTTCGTCTCAATTATTTTTCTCTATGTGAAAAATCAAGTGACGCTAATGATATTCTTCTCAAGGAGCACACAGATTTGGGTGTGATGACAATTCTATATAATGACCAAGTGGCTGGTCTTGAAATGCGCTCTAAACAAGGTGAATGGTTCACTGTAAAACCTCTTGCTGGATCATTCACTGTCATCATAGCCAACGCTCTAAAG ATATGGAGCAATGATAGATGTTGGAGTGTGGAGCATCGTGTAGCATATGAGGGGATGGAGCCTCGTCTTTCTATCGGTTTCTTCtggaattttttgaaggaaaaagagGTGCGTGTACCAGAGGAGCTCATAGATGAACACTATCCACATCGTTATAAACCCTTTCTTTTCAAAGACTATAGAAATGCTCGAGTCCAAGAAGCTCCTCTTGACATTTTTATTTAG
- the LOC131856058 gene encoding 2-oxoglutarate-dependent dioxygenase AOP3-like isoform X2, giving the protein MVFPEAELPVIDISVLQSELKEGDPDLQRLCNQVKEAAQQWGAFRVVNHGVEQELLNTVDSVSRGLFSLPPQVKERAVCLPFDGYLKGVGLSSGEAICFPAVLASDSIQQYAQKLWPQGNPEFCDSLRTYSSKLADLTNSLIKLILQDLGVMTILYNDQVAGLEMRSKQGEWFTVKPLAGSFTVIIANALKIWSNDRCWSVEHRVAYEGMEPRLSIGFFWNFLKEKEVRVPEELIDEHYPHRYKPFLFKDYRNARVQEAPLDIFI; this is encoded by the exons ATGGTTTTTCCAGAGGCTGAGCTCCCTGTAATAGATATTTCTGTTCTTCAATCAGAGTTAAAAGAAGGTGATCCTGATCTTCAGAGGCTGTGCAATCAAGTAAAAGAAGCTGCCCAACAGTGGGGAGCTTTTCGTGTGGTGAATCATGGAGTCGAACAGGAGCTTCTAAACACTGTGGATTCAGTTTCTCGAGGTCTTTTCAGTCTTCCACCCCAAGTAAAAGAAAGAGCCGTTTGTCTTCCATTTGATGGGTATTTGAAGGGCGTTGGTCTTTCATCTGGCGAGGCCATATGTTTCCCAGCAGTACTGGCTTCTGATTCGATTCAGCAATATGCACAAAAGCTATGGCCCCAAGGAAATCCTGAATTTTG TGATAGCCTAAGAACATACAGTTCCAAGTTAGCTGATCTCACAAATTCCCTAATAAAACTTATCCTTCAAG ATTTGGGTGTGATGACAATTCTATATAATGACCAAGTGGCTGGTCTTGAAATGCGCTCTAAACAAGGTGAATGGTTCACTGTAAAACCTCTTGCTGGATCATTCACTGTCATCATAGCCAACGCTCTAAAG ATATGGAGCAATGATAGATGTTGGAGTGTGGAGCATCGTGTAGCATATGAGGGGATGGAGCCTCGTCTTTCTATCGGTTTCTTCtggaattttttgaaggaaaaagagGTGCGTGTACCAGAGGAGCTCATAGATGAACACTATCCACATCGTTATAAACCCTTTCTTTTCAAAGACTATAGAAATGCTCGAGTCCAAGAAGCTCCTCTTGACATTTTTATTTAG